Proteins encoded within one genomic window of Naumovozyma dairenensis CBS 421 chromosome 6, complete genome:
- the NDAI0F01870 gene encoding uncharacterized protein (similar to Saccharomyces cerevisiae YBR225W; ancestral locus Anc_6.123), with protein sequence MMESKENNNINYLKPPPKNSKKNSSKRPRDFCTGPMADYSDYNLNPNSNSNSNHNSNANSKYSSNQTSSRTISPSPSRSLFHQISQSNSNSHSHSNSNTQLSSASDNKKILQVNSSSGASTSSLPLHSNQEHSSQSPLQEQHNLFKRSTTPLSSIIKPSKNKTLIDDDMDIDVDGLDIDDLDINNENSSQKRKLKEKEKEKEKQRQKAVTKIDTIPNTNNNNDNENKYEYDNENEEKESDNGDEKLDNNDNTNDLINWNILPKMGDTHLKKNKNNYHRIKLKIKNKNNEEQEKVISYDPTYNKRLSEMDLFFSFNSTSKPSDSLFNAKKRLLSYVEFLTGYLTIRKSFLQKQSSSSKPNFSLDLDIISSIETELKRYVEYNPKYDYSEIEGLLELWAIQSQKFLLQSNSLIFSNDVIQYLLKRKSSIRQNQGKLQQQQQQQQREFETITFSSNSNIGYENKDINNNNRDSQLMYRPTDIDILLLRPKLETSLGWQIALDEPTLNIADFELDISPWSEAGTSNNTSNLKAEKNVKKQLESEFNDRFIQPDANTDKSGPSFKDSQTVKIVDGEDEFRELNDETAPNYILDCMDRHIFSRSSRTSTAINTTTTTSREETPEQQQQSKNPKKKKKPAPVKNTRKSGIVNFFKRKHSQLPNPLNNGNNISSTTNPLPQPSSTAVSTTTHSINSDRSISIIDQNQHTENVWLEDYFCKLLSNYRRIALPTQYILPTTGKTSTSSTPSLNSNNSSDSVGSDDNSNKNNPYSQESTVSSTITESKPTKKTAMLYGKEFLKIRLPFKSNSIPSIFCPWIWTDLTYTKWRAMLREIYRCLIPGGYLIAIIPDMKISNSNTKDASTNFPTSNNKQQQQNNNSNQPIFETTLERDKVFDAMSLEAINKGLHIHPTKHMARSFKEVGYTSIKSTVLSLKTGDLSDDMGCLNEFNFLLNWDLTSRKQLPATSHSPKNSDPASLFDRYVKEHWGKIDSNAGSFRTLYIVGQKPKRQNYK encoded by the coding sequence ATGATGGAAtcgaaagaaaataataatatcaattatCTTAAGCCCCCTCCTAAGAAtagcaaaaaaaatagttcAAAGAGGCCAAGAGATTTCTGCACGGGACCCATGGCTGATTATAGTGACTACAATCTGAACCCTAATTccaattctaattctaatcATAACTCCAACGCCAATTCCAAGTACAGTTCTAATCAGACTTCGTCACGGACAATATCGCCGTCTCCATCCAGATCATTATTCCATCAAATATCtcaatcaaattcaaattccCACTCGCATTCGAACTCAAATACACAACTTTCTTCTGCCAGtgataataagaaaattcttcaagttaattcatcttctggAGCATCTACATCTTCATTACCACTACATTCAAATCAAGAACACTCATCACAGTCACCGCTGCAAGAACAACATAACCTATTCAAAAGATCTACCActccattatcatcaatcaTAAAACCatccaaaaataaaactcTGATAGATGATGACATGGATATTGATGTTGATGGCcttgatattgatgatcttgatattaataatgaaaactCAAGCCAGAAACGAAagttgaaagaaaaagaaaaagaaaaagaaaaacagaGACAAAAAGCAGTAACGAAAATTGATACTATTCCTaacactaataataataatgacaatgaaaataaatatgaatatgataatgaaaatgaagaaaaggaaagtGATAATGGAGATGAAAAACTCGACAATAACGATAATACTAATGATCTTATCAATTGGAACATTTTACCTAAAATGGGGGATACtcatttaaagaaaaataaaaataattatcataggattaaattgaaaattaagaacaaaaataatgaagaacaagaaaaagtaATTAGCTACGATCCAACATATAATAAGAGATTATCTGAAatggatttatttttctcattTAACTCTACCTCGAAACCCTCGGATTCTCTATTTAATGcaaagaaaagattattgTCCTATGTGGAATTCTTAACAGGGTATTTAACTATAAGGAAATCCTTCttacaaaaacaatcttCCTCTTCAAAACCCAACTTCTCATTAGATCTCGATATAATCTCATCTATTGAAACTGAATTAAAAAGATATGTAGAATATAATCcaaaatatgattattCAGAAATTGAAGGCTTATTAGAATTATGGGCCATTCAAAGCCAAAAATTCCTTTTGCAATCAAactctttaattttttcaaatgatgtcattcaatatttattgaaaaggaaatcatCAATAAGACAAAATCAAGGAAAgttacaacaacaacaacaacagcaacaacgAGAATTTGAAACCATCACATTTTCAAGTAATAGTAACATTGGTTAcgaaaataaagatataaataataataatagagaTTCACAATTAATGTATCGTCCAACTGATATcgatattttattattaagacCAAAATTAGAAACATCATTGGGTTGGCAAATTGCATTGGATGAACCAACTTTGAATATTGCCGATTTCGAATTAGATATCTCTCCTTGGTCCGAAGCTGGTACTTCAAACAATACTAGTAATTTAAAAGCCGAGAAAAATGTTAAGAAACAATTGGAATCAGAATTTAACGATCGTTTTATACAACCTGATGCGAACACAGACAAAAGTGGACCTTCATTTAAAGATTCCCAAACCGTTAAGATCGTTGATGGTGAAGACGAATTTAGagaattaaatgatgaaacagCACCTAACTATATATTAGATTGTATGGATAGACACATTTTTTCAAGATCATCAAGAACATCTACTGCAATAAACACTACAACAACCACCTCAAGGGAGGAAACGCCggaacaacaacagcaatctaaaaatccaaagaaaaagaaaaaaccTGCTCCTGTAAAAAATACTAGAAAATCAGGTATTgtaaatttctttaaaaggAAACATTCTCAATTACCGAATCCATTgaataatggtaataatatttcatctACTACAAATCCACTACCACAGCCTTCTTCAACTGCTGtatcaacaacaactcATTCCATTAATTCTGATAGATCCATATCCATTATTGATCAAAATCAACATACTGAAAATGTTTGGCTTGAAGACTATTTCTGTAAACTACTAAGTAATTATAGGAGAATCGCATTACCAACTCAATACATCTTACCAACTACTGGTAAAACTTCAACATCTTCCACACcttcattgaattcaaataattcttcagaTTCGGTAGGATCGGATGATAACagtaataaaaacaatCCTTATTCTCAGGAATCCACAGTCAGTAGTACTATTACAGAATCAAAACCTACAAAGAAAACAGCAATGTTATATGGTAAAgaatttttaaagataaGATTACCattcaaatcaaattcTATCCCATCTATTTTTTGTCCATGGATTTGGACAGATTTGACATATACGAAATGGAGAGCCATGTTAAgagaaatatatagatGTTTAATTCCTGGTGGTTATTTAATAGCAATCATTCCTGatatgaaaatttcaaattccaATACAAAAGATGCTTCGACTAATTTTCCCACAAGCaataataaacaacaacaacaaaataataacagtaaCCAACCCATTTTCGAAACTACTTTAGAAAGAGATAAAGTCTTTGATGCAATGTCATTGGAGGCAATTAACAAAGGTTTACACATTCATCCGACGAAACATATGGCTAGAAGCTTCAAAGAAGTTGGCTATACCTCTATAAAATCCACTGTGCTAAGCTTGAAAACAGGTGATCTTTCAGATGATATGGGCTGtcttaatgaatttaatttcctCTTGAATTGGGACTTAACATCCCGTAAACAATTACCGGCTACAAGTCACTCGCCTAAGAATAGTGATCCTGCATCGTTATTTGATAGATACGTTAAAGAACATTGGGGTAAAATCGATAGCAACGCAGGTTCTTTTAGAACCCTTTATATAGTTGGTCAAAAGCCTAAACGACAAAATTATAAGTAG
- the NDAI0F01910 gene encoding uncharacterized protein: protein MVTIKTSILFVKIVGSIKEHIKMSSAHGQRSYLTDTLPHKIPNINQTSYSSPPQWNQPKSQTRFSKTRRPRFTNNSKPHRNFKHVSKRRSYQNSSRNQSNQRNTRYKGSSNISGQGHDNATSKAPKPGVHQVQHIEEEEQPTSGPSVIPPHNLHHFEMNSKKCR from the coding sequence ATGGTCACAATAAAGACAAGTATTCTCTTCGTAAAAATTGTCGGATCTATTAAGGAACACATCAAAATGTCTTCTGCTCATGGCCAAAGGTCATACCTAACTGACACCTTACCACATAAGATACCAAATATTAATCAGACTAGTTATTCTTCTCCACCCCAGTGGAATCAACCTAAGTCACAGACTAGGTTCAGCAAAACTAGACGTCCACGATTTACCAACAATTCTAAGCCTCATCGTAACTTTAAACACGTTTCCAAGCGTCGTAGCTACCAGAATTCCAGCCGGAATCAATCCAATCAGCGTAATACACGTTACAAAGGCtcttcaaatatatcaGGTCAGGGTCACGATAACGCCACATCAAAGGCTCCCAAGCCAGGTGTTCACCAGGTACAACATATTGAAGAGGAGGAACAGCCCACTTCAGGTCCTTCAGTGATCCCTCCGCACAATTTGCACCATTTTGAGATGAACTCAAAGAAGTGTCGGTGA
- the SLX1 gene encoding endonuclease (similar to Saccharomyces cerevisiae SLX1 (YBR228W); ancestral locus Anc_6.125) — protein MVAIVYGFPNKISALQFEHAWQHGYQTHYISEDERIVKAKNGGRSLHHKLGLIRLLLKHVFFQYMNLKVHFFNHSTKEMWDNNKFKIEKITNPLTVEEAEGALQDPKIQTVDDMMDHAAMNLELIKKFYMNYVAIDENACQSCKNELLAGEMPCGICERVFDYTSSDMDLKPHLAFCNENGCKFIAHLRCLHRYFLDDEQLRIGKQNLIPKDGKCPDCAALLNFSTVVKYSRLVKKFHGAN, from the coding sequence ATGGTTGCAATAGTATACGGGTTCCCTAATAAGATTAGTGCTTTGCAATTTGAACATGCGTGGCAACATGGCTATCAAACTCATTATATTAGTGAAGACGAGAGAATCGTCAAGGCCAAAAATGGAGGGAGAAGTTTACACCATAAGTTAGGTCTAATCAGGTTGTTATTAAAACAtgtattttttcaatatatgaatttgaaagtaCATTTCTTTAACCATTCAACTAAGGAAATGTgggataataataaatttaagaTCGAAAAAATCACAAACCCACTAACGGTAGAAGAAGCAGAAGGCGCTTTACAAGATCCTAAAATTCAAACAGTTGATGATATGATGGACCATGCTGCGATGAATTTAGAACTGATTAAAAAGTTCTACATGAATTATGTGGCAATAGATGAAAATGCCTGTCAGTCATGCAAAAATGAGCTTCTTGCCGGAGAAATGCCGTGTGGTATTTGTGAAAGAGTTTTTGACTATACATCTAGTGATATGGATTTGAAGCCTCATCTGGCGTTCTGTAATGAAAATGGCTGCAAGTTCATAGCTCATCTCCGTTGCCTCCATAGATATTTTCTAGATGATGAACAACTGCGAATTGGTAAACAAAATCTAATACCAAAAGATGGGAAATGCCCGGATTGTGCAGCTCTTTTGAATTTTAGCACAGTAGTTAAATATTCAAGACTTGTGAAGAAGTTTCATGGTGCAAATTGA
- the MCX1 gene encoding Mcx1p (similar to Saccharomyces cerevisiae MCX1 (YBR227C); ancestral locus Anc_6.124) — MFRYIPLRHIVRHYGAVSGASQKLAQKRWTKVPSPKELKGFLDEYIIGQETGKKVLSVAVYNHYLRINDKQRKLELKREKEIIREGLAREKKLRELEEGKDEPDKFSAEADTDQSEPIFNGSSEAKAGLRNLQRQLNISFNEEADNTALDAKDDDLELSKSNVLVVGPSGSGKTLLASTLARILDVPIAITDCTQLTQAGYIGEDVEVCIERLLVNADFDVAKAERGIIVLDEIDKLAKPSASIGTKDVSGEGVQQSLLKIIEGHKVEITTERPLKKGSDDRGNQKTPKKSETFVIDTSNILFMIMGAFVGLDKHIVKRINRMKNIDTEISKENENQKARFSNTIEEVELGNGKKVPALNLTTPSDLVSFGLIPELIGRVPIVTALQPLQRDDLFHILKEPKNALLDQYEYIFNQFGVRLCVTDKALQKIAQFALREGTGARGLRGIMERILLNVNYECPESGISYVLVNEKTVDSLQQTEYSLATHVDAKYYSRGQRDDLIRDVYEEDKNLGSVLDEEFGRTPTLKKK, encoded by the coding sequence ATGTTCAGATATATTCCTCTGAGGCACATAGTAAGGCACTATGGTGCTGTTTCTGGAGCATCTCAAAAATTGGCTCAAAAGCGATGGACAAAAGTACCATCACCTAAAGAATTGAAGGGTTTTTTggatgaatatattatcgGACAAGAGACTGGTAAGAAAGTGCTAAGTGTTGCAGTTTATAACCATTATTTGAGGATTAATGATAAGCAAAGAAAACTTGAGTTGAAGAGAGAAAAGGAGATCATACGGGAAGGACTTGCAAGAGAAAAAAAGCTAAgagaattagaagaaggaaaagacGAACCAGACAAGTTTTCTGCCGAAGCAGATACCGACCAGAGCGAACCTATCTTTAATGGAAGTAGTGAAGCAAAAGCTGGATTGAGGAACTTACAGAGACAATTGAATATTAGCTTCAATGAAGAGGCTGATAATACGGCATTGGATGCcaaagatgatgatttagaaCTAAGTAAAAGTAATGTTCTAGTTGTAGGACCCTCTGGTTCGGGGAAGACTTTGCTGGCAAGTACATTGGCGAGAATACTTGACGTTCCAATAGCAATTACTGATTGCACACAGTTGACTCAAGCTGGGTATATTGGTGAAGATGTCGAAGTGTGCATTGAAAGATTACTTGTAAACGCAGACTTTGATGTCGCTAAGGCTGAAAGAGGAATTATTGTTTTGGATGAAATTGACAAACTTGCTAAACCTTCTGCAAGTATTGGTACTAAGGATGTTTCCGGTGAAGGTGTTCAACAATCATTACTAAAGATAATTGAAGGACATAAAGTTGAAATTACTACAGAGAGGCCACTTAAAAAGGGATCCGATGATAGAGGAAACCAGAAAACGCCGAAGAAAAGTGAGACATTTGTTATCGATACTTCGAATATCTTGTTCATGATCATGGGTGCGTTTGTTGGCTTAGATAAACATATAGttaaaagaataaacaggatgaaaaatattgatacTGAAATCTCAAAGGAAAACGAAAACCAAAAAGCGAGATTTAGTAATACCATAGAAGAAGTAGAATTGGGTAATGGAAAGAAAGTACCAGCATTAAATCTAACCACTCCTTCAGATTTGGTTAGTTTCGGTTTAATCCCAGAATTGATAGGTAGAGTGCCTATTGTTACCGCGTTGCAACCTTTACAAAGAGATGATTTGtttcatattttgaaagaaccAAAGAATGCATTGTTAGAtcaatatgaatatatctttaaCCAATTTGGTGTTAGATTGTGTGTAACTGATAAAGCGTTGCAGAAAATTGCTCAATTCGCTTTAAGAGAAGGGACAGGTGCAAGAGGTTTAAGAGGCATCATGGAAagaattttattaaatgttAATTACGAATGTCCTGAATCCGGTATTTCTTATGTTCTTGTGAATGAAAAGACGGTGGATTCTTTACAACAAACAGAATACTCCTTAGCGACTCACGTCGAtgcaaaatattattctaGAGGACAGAGAGATGATTTGATTCGTGATGTTTATGAAGAGGACAAGAATTTGGGAAGTGTACTAGATGAGGAGTTTGGTAGGACACCTActttaaagaagaagtgA
- the NDAI0F01920 gene encoding uncharacterized protein translates to MTPAYYGLVYKGNKYSCSGMMQFIRATSSPLFLNLQSKIMDVIERSKQTKIPLEVTHHDGFRVLERFNHKKDIEKFNKPSYLHISAVRKTLGLFACVIMLFSILTACTTPVTTIMTIFSKRGLKSFAYTATVTLFVYMACGALWIGKERCSTSPLALWFSSGNEVTAAACVAAFAISAVSGSFAAGMAQEGAKSSWQWWKGSAEVGKGSIAEDNSFFVPGYNLTLYNGSSHTNDLNHSIVA, encoded by the coding sequence ATGACACCAGCATATTATGGTTTAGTGTATAAAGGcaataaatattcttgtAGCGGTATGATGCAGTTCATTCGAGCTACTTCGTCTCCCCTGTTTTTGAACCTCCAGAGCAAGATAATGGATGTAATCGAAAGAAGTAAGCAAACGAAAATACCCTTGGAGGTGACTCATCATGACGGTTTTCGTGTCCTAGAAAGATTCAATCATAAGAaggatattgaaaaattcaataaaccTAGCTATTTACACATATCGGCTGTTCGGAAAACTCTTGGACTGTTCGCATGTGTAATCATGCTATTCTCTATTCTCACAGCATGTACTACTCCTGTGACTACCATTATGactattttttcaaaaagagGACTTAAATCTTTCGCTTACACAGCTACTGTAACATTATTTGTGTATATGGCTTGTGGGGCCCTCTGGATTGGAAAGGAAAGGTGCTCTACATCCCCCTTAGCACTATGGTTTAGCTCAGGAAATGAAGTTACAGCTGCTGCTTGTGTTGCAGCGTTTGCGATTAGTGCGGTATCTGGTTCATTTGCGGCTGGTATGGCTCAGGAAGGTGCAAAAAGCAGTTGGCAATGGTGGAAAGGGTCTGCGGAAGTTGGAAAAGGTTCAATTGCAGAagataattcattttttgtcCCTGGATATAACTTGACGCTTTATAATGGCTCTAGTCATACGAATGATCTTAATCATTCAATAGTTGCGTAA
- the ROT2 gene encoding glucan 1,3-alpha-glucosidase ROT2 (similar to Saccharomyces cerevisiae ROT2 (YBR229C); ancestral locus Anc_6.126) → MLQFRWVLALTSLLCQLQISFGFTDYLLKTCSQSGFCQRNRDYSKAIQYTRKSYYQIDENSIQFNETDYSLKATITKTIPRADIEDIVIELPFSLSFLNTSNSIRFTIDENRSNLKESNSLNAHRFNGTANWAFRPNVSLLNSEVYVSKEHEKNFGGWIFDFFSAGSKNGNDLLVLEDQDAARRVEISLGRFELRIYRKGKLTMTVNERSLLNIEHYRRIEDNFQNLLPEEPPYNMFKDDFEYSKDDTIPFGPESVALDFTFHNFQNVYGIPEHANSLRLKDTTESEPYRLFNVDVFEYNLNSTMPMYGAIPLMIAANPNKQSAGLFWLNSADTWIDIDYSNKKDTKSHWISESGIIDVVIFLGESPADIINNYTELTGRPDLPLLSSIGYHQCRWNYNDELDVLTVEAEMDKAGIPFDFLWLDLEYTDNKQYFTWKPDSFPNPKRLLNVLDKLGRQLAVLIDPHLKDNYFVSKIVAQENAAVKDCNGNIFKGQCWPGLSLWIETFSELGRKSWSRFFKNFVPEGVTNLHIWNDMNEPSIFSGPETTAPKDLIHDGFEERSVHNLYGLTVHETSYNAMKEVYSAEKKRPFILTRAFFSGSQRTAATWTGDNVANWDYLGVSIPMILTNNIMGMPFIGADVAGFAGNPEPELLVRWYQAGLWYPFFRAHAHIDSIRREPYLFEEPVRSIIRDAVKLRYILLPTFYTAFRESNLNGSPIMRPMFYEKPQYGELYSVDTQFFLGDSGILVKPIVHANEIETQVIFTPGVYYDLDSLSVLRINGNDVSSVTIPSPLEKIPSFIEGGHIITKKERYRRSSKLMRYDPYILVIAPDIQGNANGKLYLDDGETFHYQNGNFIETEFNFKNGNVLENNILGGTTDRLTENTRIEKIIIAIGELDSHSFNDKATIKIGSQEYSVPIDISEEKTQLYIKNPLVTIGENWDIHF, encoded by the coding sequence ATGCTACAATTTAGGTGGGTCCTTGCTTTAACGTCATTGTTATGCCAGCTGCAAATATCTTTTGGATTTACtgattatttattgaaaacatGCTCACAATCGGGGTTCTGCCAAAGAAACAGAGACTATTCTAAAGCTATCCAATACACAAGAAAGtcatattatcaaatagaTGAGAACTCAATACAGTTTAATGAGACAGATTACTCATTGAAAGCAACAATTACGAAGACTATTCCAAGAGCCGACATCGAGGATATTGTTATCGAACTACCCTTTAGTTTGTCTTTCTTGAACACATCAAATTCTATACGATTTACCATCGATGAAAACAGGTCGAACCTGAAAGAATCTAATAGCTTAAATGCTCATAGATTTAACGGAACTGCGAATTGGGCGTTTCGGCCAAATGTCTCGTTGTTAAATTCGGAGGTATATGTTTCGAAAGAGCATGAAAAGAATTTTGGAGGTTGGATTTTTGACTTCTTTTCAGCAGGAAGCAAAAACGGCAATGATTTGCTTGTCCTTGAAGATCAAGACGCAGCCAGAAGAGTAGAAATCTCCTTGGGAAGATTCGAATTACGAATCTATCGCAAGGGTAAACTGACTATGACCGTAAATGAAAGATCGTTATTAAATATAGAACATTATAGACGTATTGAAgacaattttcaaaatctatTGCCTGAAGAGCCACCCTACAATATGTTTAAAGATGATTTCGaatattcaaaagatgACACGATCCCTTTCGGTCCAGAATCTGTTGCCTTGGATTTCACTTTCcataatttccaaaatgttTATGGGATCCCTGAACATGCAAATTCATTGAGATTAAAGGATACTACCGAATCTGAACCGTACAGATTATTTAATGTAGATGTCTTTGAATACAACTTGAATTCCACCATGCCAATGTATGGTGCAATTCCATTAATGATTGCGGCAAATCCAAATAAACAGTCTGCTGGTCTGTTCTGGTTAAATTCTGCTGACACGTGGATAGACATtgattattcaaataaaaaagataCGAAATCTCATTGGATCTCGGAATCAGGGATCATTGACGTTGTGATATTTTTAGGTGAATCGCCAGCAGATATTATAAATAACTATACGGAATTGACTGGAAGACCAGACTTACCCCTGCTCTCATCAATAGGGTACCATCAGTGTAGATGGAATTATAACGATGAATTGGATGTATTGACCGTAGAAGCAGAGATGGATAAAGCTGGAATTccatttgatttcttatgGTTAGATTTGGAATATACtgataataaacaatattTCACATGGAAACCAGATTCATTCCCTAATCCTAAGAGGTTACTAAATGTTTTAGATAAGCTAGGAAGACAATTGGCAGTTTTGATTGACCCTCATTTGAAGGATAATTACTTCGTTAGTAAAATAGTTGCCCAAGAAAATGCAGCTGTTAAAGATTGTAatggtaatatttttaaaggaCAATGTTGGCCAGGGCTCTCTCTTTGGATAGAAACATTCAGTGAATTGGGCAGAAAATCATGGTCGAGGTTCTTTAAGAACTTCGTTCCGGAAGGAGTCACAAACTTGCATATTTGGAATGATATGAATGAACCATCCATTTTCAGTGGGCCCGAAACAACTGCTCCTAAGGATTTAATCCACGATGGATTCGAGGAAAGATCTGTTCATAATTTATACGGTCTAACTGTCCATGAGACAAGTTACAACGCAATGAAAGAGGTTTATTCCGCCGAAAAAAAGAGGCCATTCATTCTAACGAGAGCATTCTTTTCCGGTTCCCAAAGGACAGCCGCAACCTGGACCGGTGATAATGTGGCAAACTGGGATTATTTAGGTGTCTCTATACCAATGATTTTGACGAATAACATAATGGGGATGCCATTTATTGGTGCAGATGTTGCGGGCTTCGCAGGCAATCCAGAGCCAGAGTTGCTTGTACGTTGGTACCAAGCTGGTCTTTGGTATCCATTTTTCAGAGCCCATGCTCACATTGATTCCATTAGAAGGGAGCCGTATTTGTTTGAGGAACCCGTCAGATCCATTATAAGGGATGCAGTTAAACTAAGATATATCTTATTGCCAACGTTCTATACTGCATTTAGAGAATCTAATCTAAACGGTAGCCCAATTATGAGACCTATGTTTTACGAGAAACCACAATATGGAGAATTGTATTCGGTAGATacccaattttttttaggTGATTCTGGTATACTGGTGAAACCAATTGTCCATGCCAATGAAATAGAGACGCAAGTAATTTTCACGCCCGGGGTGTATTACGATTTAGATTCTTTATCAGTTCTTCGTATTAATGGAAACGATGTCAGTTCTGTAACTATACCATCACCTTTAGAAAAAATCCCATCATTCATTGAAGGTGGACATATCattacaaagaaagaaagatataGAAGATCAAGTAAATTAATGCGCTATGATCCCTATATATTGGTTATCGCCCCAGATATTCAAGGGAATGCCAATGGGAAGCTTTATCTTGATGATGGTGAAACTTTCCACTACCAGAATGgtaatttcattgaaacaGAATTCAACTTCAAGAATGGTAACGTATTGGAGAATAATATACTGGGAGGAACCACAGATCGTTTAACTGAGAAtacaagaattgaaaaaatcattattgcCATTGGTGAACTAGACAGTcattcatttaatgataaagcCACCATAAAGATTGGTTCACAAGAATATTCTGTGCCGATTGATATAtcagaagaaaaaacaCAACTTTATATTAAGAATCCTTTGGTAACAATTGGAGAAAATTGGGACATACATTTTTAA